In a genomic window of Sutcliffiella sp. FSL R7-0096:
- a CDS encoding aminopeptidase — MKDPRIQTLAKNLINYSVRLQKGEKVLIENFGLQKELVIALVEEAYKAGGYPFVSLKDVQVDRALLMGAQEEQFNMKADFEANVMKNMDAYIGLRSGDNISELSDVPDDKQKIQGSTVGKKVHRDIRVPKTKWVVLRYPNASMAQLAKMSTEGFENFYFDVCNLDYGKMSNAMDALVELMNKTDKVRITGEGTDLTFSIKDIPAIKCAGEMNIPDGEVYTAPVKDSVNGTITYNTPSPYQGFTYENVKLTFRDGKIVEASANDSDRINKIFDTDEGARFIGEFAIGVNPYIQHPMQDILFDEKIDGSFHFTPGQAYEDAWNGNNSDIHWDMVMIQRPEYGGGEIYFDDVLIRKDGKFVISELEGLNPENLK; from the coding sequence ATGAAAGATCCTCGGATTCAAACACTTGCAAAAAATTTGATAAACTATTCCGTACGTCTTCAAAAAGGCGAAAAAGTATTAATTGAAAACTTCGGTTTGCAAAAAGAGCTGGTAATCGCACTTGTAGAGGAAGCTTACAAAGCTGGAGGCTACCCTTTCGTATCCTTGAAGGATGTCCAGGTTGACCGCGCACTGTTAATGGGGGCACAAGAAGAACAATTTAACATGAAAGCCGATTTCGAAGCAAATGTCATGAAGAATATGGACGCATATATCGGCCTTCGTTCAGGTGACAATATCTCAGAATTATCAGATGTTCCAGATGACAAGCAAAAAATTCAAGGTAGCACAGTTGGAAAGAAAGTACACCGTGATATCCGTGTGCCTAAAACCAAATGGGTTGTCCTCCGCTATCCAAATGCAAGTATGGCTCAACTAGCTAAAATGAGCACTGAAGGATTCGAAAACTTCTACTTTGATGTGTGTAATTTAGATTACGGAAAAATGAGCAATGCCATGGATGCTTTAGTTGAACTGATGAACAAAACGGATAAAGTAAGAATCACTGGTGAAGGGACTGACTTGACTTTCTCTATCAAAGATATCCCTGCAATTAAGTGTGCTGGGGAAATGAACATCCCTGACGGGGAAGTTTACACAGCTCCCGTGAAGGACTCTGTAAATGGAACGATCACGTATAACACTCCATCTCCTTATCAAGGGTTCACGTATGAGAACGTAAAATTGACTTTCCGCGATGGAAAGATTGTGGAAGCATCAGCGAATGATTCTGATCGTATAAACAAAATTTTCGATACAGATGAAGGAGCACGATTTATCGGAGAATTTGCGATTGGAGTTAACCCGTATATCCAACATCCGATGCAGGATATTTTGTTTGATGAGAAAATCGACGGCAGTTTCCACTTCACTCCTGGTCAGGCCTATGAAGATGCTTGGAATGGCAACAATTCCGACATCCATTGGGATATGGTGATGATCCAGCGTCCTGAATATGGTGGTGGAGAAATCTATTTCGATGATGTATTGATCAGAAAAGATGGAAAGTTCGTCATTTCCGAGCTTGAAGGTTTGAATCCTGAGAATTTAAAATAA
- the murC gene encoding UDP-N-acetylmuramate--L-alanine ligase, translating into MTIYHFVGIKGSGMSALAGILDDMHYQVQGSDIEKRFFTQKGLEEKGITILPFDKENIKEDMTVIAGNAFPDTHEEIEAAKQLNVPVIRYPQFLGQFMEKFTSIAVTGAHGKTSTTGLLSHVIQGAKPTSYLIGDGTGRGAEESEYFVFEACEYKRHFLSYYPDYTIMTNIDFDHPDYFGSIDDVFNAFQEMALQVKKGIIACGDDEYLQKIQAKVPVIYYGFGEENDFQARHVEKSTEGTTFDVFVRNNHYATFKIKGYGDHNIMNALAVIALCHYEEIPADVIQSQLLTFEGVKRRFSEKVVGSQVLIDDYAHHPTEIRATIDAANQKYPDRDVIAVFQPHTFTRTQTFLNEFAESLGGADHVYLCDIFGSARENQGKLTINDLLEKIDQAAILTEEGTELLAKHENAVIIFMGAGDVTKFQEAYEKSLQV; encoded by the coding sequence ATGACCATTTATCATTTTGTTGGTATAAAAGGTTCAGGAATGAGTGCACTTGCGGGAATTCTCGACGATATGCACTATCAGGTTCAAGGCTCGGATATCGAGAAAAGGTTCTTTACTCAGAAAGGGCTAGAAGAAAAGGGCATCACGATCCTTCCTTTCGATAAAGAAAATATAAAGGAAGACATGACGGTGATAGCTGGTAATGCATTTCCTGATACACACGAGGAGATTGAGGCGGCGAAGCAACTGAATGTACCTGTTATTCGTTATCCGCAATTTCTAGGTCAGTTTATGGAGAAGTTTACAAGTATTGCTGTAACTGGCGCACATGGAAAAACATCTACCACGGGATTGCTTTCTCATGTCATCCAAGGGGCAAAGCCGACATCCTATCTGATAGGGGACGGTACTGGTCGGGGAGCCGAAGAAAGCGAATATTTCGTATTTGAAGCATGTGAATACAAGAGACACTTTCTGTCCTATTACCCTGACTACACAATCATGACTAACATTGACTTCGATCATCCAGATTATTTTGGCAGTATCGATGATGTGTTCAATGCCTTCCAAGAGATGGCCTTGCAAGTGAAGAAAGGAATCATTGCCTGCGGAGACGACGAGTATCTGCAAAAAATCCAAGCGAAGGTCCCTGTGATCTATTACGGCTTTGGGGAAGAAAATGATTTCCAGGCCCGTCATGTGGAAAAGTCCACAGAAGGTACGACCTTCGATGTGTTTGTCCGTAACAACCACTATGCCACCTTCAAAATAAAAGGCTATGGCGATCACAATATCATGAATGCATTAGCGGTGATTGCTCTATGCCATTATGAAGAGATCCCTGCGGATGTAATCCAGAGCCAATTGCTAACTTTTGAAGGAGTAAAACGAAGATTTTCTGAAAAAGTGGTCGGTTCACAAGTATTGATTGATGATTATGCGCATCATCCGACCGAGATTCGCGCGACAATCGATGCTGCGAATCAAAAGTACCCGGACCGCGATGTCATTGCGGTATTCCAGCCGCATACCTTTACAAGAACGCAAACCTTCTTGAACGAGTTTGCTGAAAGCCTGGGTGGTGCAGACCATGTGTATCTATGTGATATCTTCGGTTCCGCGCGTGAGAACCAGGGGAAGCTGACCATTAATGATCTTCTGGAAAAAATAGATCAGGCAGCGATCTTGACGGAAGAAGGAACGGAATTATTGGCTAAACATGAAAATGCAGTAATCATTTTTATGGGTGCTGGTGATGTAACAAAATTCCAGGAAGCATATGAAAAGTCGTTACAAGTATAA
- a CDS encoding nicotinate phosphoribosyltransferase translates to MKEIELKLQGKIKRLTNRTFKFDERVKEGWFSAVYFLKTREIVKEFKPDNIVTMQFFQKDHAVLCGTDEVIALIKTFADDPESLEIYSLKDGDKISPFETVLTITGPYQNFGFLEGVIDGILARRTSVSTNVYNVVKAAGQKPVIFMGDRDDHYTQQAGDGYAAHIGGSTAQATHAMNEWWGKKGMGTMPHALIQLFNGDVVEASKAYHAKFPEDELLVLVDYNNDVITDALRVAREFGDKLKGVRVDTSRTMIDQHFIRHQDVLGTFDPRGVNAPLVFALREALDKEGYQHVKIVVSGGFSEQRIKEFEEQDVPVDIYGVGGSLLKIHIGFTGDNVVLNGEPQAKAGRKYRFNERLEKVD, encoded by the coding sequence ATGAAAGAAATTGAGTTGAAGCTACAGGGTAAAATAAAAAGGCTGACAAATCGCACCTTTAAGTTTGATGAACGTGTGAAGGAAGGTTGGTTCTCAGCGGTATACTTTTTGAAAACAAGAGAGATCGTGAAGGAATTCAAACCGGATAATATTGTCACCATGCAGTTTTTTCAAAAAGATCATGCTGTTTTATGCGGCACAGACGAAGTGATTGCTTTAATCAAAACATTCGCGGATGATCCAGAATCACTGGAGATTTACTCTTTAAAGGATGGGGACAAAATCTCCCCGTTCGAAACTGTACTGACCATAACCGGTCCATATCAAAATTTCGGCTTCTTAGAAGGTGTGATTGACGGGATCCTGGCCAGAAGAACTTCTGTATCCACGAATGTTTATAATGTGGTCAAAGCTGCTGGGCAAAAGCCTGTCATCTTTATGGGAGACCGTGATGACCATTATACTCAACAGGCAGGAGACGGTTATGCCGCACATATCGGAGGATCTACTGCACAAGCAACGCACGCCATGAATGAATGGTGGGGAAAAAAAGGGATGGGGACCATGCCACATGCCCTTATCCAACTTTTCAACGGTGACGTTGTGGAAGCTTCCAAAGCATACCACGCCAAGTTTCCGGAGGATGAACTGCTTGTGCTGGTGGATTACAACAATGATGTGATTACCGATGCCCTGCGTGTTGCAAGGGAGTTTGGAGACAAACTCAAAGGAGTCCGGGTGGATACTTCAAGAACCATGATTGACCAACATTTCATCCGCCATCAGGATGTATTGGGAACCTTTGATCCGCGCGGTGTAAATGCACCGTTAGTATTTGCTTTAAGGGAAGCACTGGATAAAGAAGGTTACCAACATGTGAAGATCGTGGTAAGTGGCGGTTTCAGTGAGCAGCGCATCAAAGAATTTGAAGAACAGGACGTACCAGTGGACATATATGGTGTCGGGGGAAGCCTATTGAAAATTCATATCGGTTTTACTGGCGACAATGTTGTATTAAACGGGGAGCCGCAAGCAAAAGCCGGTAGGAAGTACCGGTTTAACGAGCGCCTCGAAAAAGTGGACTAA
- a CDS encoding DNA translocase FtsK, with protein sequence MNWFKKLFAQLSEDEERTIEQDYAEKPGNKQKQANAKVAYQYPTGKFRFPLIPDEGNAEQPSKRGKRESGKAKQPSKPQLEQVRFEQKKENQKSEVEQPPMKKDAEMKKTAQPQKKFEKVVNENKQPFHPTEFVSPIFGYKPRPAIEKRHTYLPEIELTSKELPAGELEVTEVTAMETSYGSYQGFAELGREKEKVQEFNDVLLEENSTPHIVEAGLEEKESSYETAVEPSEESISESHKEEVTIAKDDSYEALLRAEHEPAIEENIPEAPSYAESAVTIEDVQPERIEERQKRETQVRQDSSKQQHIPFNVIMLKQDKRSLERKQQVVGKQEEAQPYFSKPSITMLSIPPQHSEDDREWVEAQRELLNETLHHFRVGAKVVKATQGPSVTQFEVQPEPGVKVNKITNLSDDIKLSLSARDIRMEAPIPGKNTIGIEVPNRVSKPVFIREIIRHPSFIQHTSPLTVALGLDISGQPVVLDLQKMPHGLIAGATGSGKSVCVNSIIMSLLFKSTPDEVKLLLIDPKMVELTPYNHIPHLVSPVITDVKAATAALKWAVEEMERRYELFVHAGVRDIGKYNEVAKKHNQETLPYMVIIIDELADLMMVAPSDVEEAICRIAQKARACGMHLLIATQRPSVDVITGLIKANIPTRIAFSVSSQVDSRTIIDIGGAERLLGRGDMLLLENGAPKPIRVQGNFVSDEEIERAVDHVRKEQKPTYLFEQSELLKEATIQDEDELFFEACQYVVDQNGASTSSLQRRFRIGYNRAARLMELMEDQGVISGPKGSKPRDVLVSAEELINMQDSDY encoded by the coding sequence GTGAACTGGTTTAAAAAGCTGTTTGCTCAGCTAAGTGAGGATGAAGAACGTACCATTGAGCAAGATTACGCTGAGAAACCGGGAAATAAACAAAAACAAGCGAATGCAAAGGTGGCGTATCAATACCCGACAGGAAAATTCCGATTCCCCCTGATTCCCGATGAAGGAAATGCAGAACAGCCAAGCAAGAGGGGAAAAAGAGAGAGTGGTAAGGCGAAGCAGCCTAGCAAACCGCAGCTTGAACAAGTAAGATTCGAGCAAAAAAAGGAAAATCAGAAGAGTGAAGTGGAACAGCCACCTATGAAGAAGGATGCAGAAATGAAAAAAACTGCTCAGCCTCAAAAGAAATTTGAAAAAGTGGTGAACGAAAACAAACAGCCGTTTCATCCTACAGAATTCGTTTCGCCCATTTTTGGATACAAACCTCGTCCTGCGATTGAAAAAAGACATACCTATCTACCGGAGATAGAATTAACAAGCAAGGAATTACCTGCTGGGGAATTAGAAGTAACTGAGGTCACAGCAATGGAAACTTCCTATGGAAGCTATCAAGGATTTGCGGAGTTGGGAAGAGAAAAGGAAAAGGTCCAAGAATTCAATGACGTTCTGTTAGAAGAAAATTCAACTCCACATATAGTGGAAGCAGGATTGGAAGAGAAAGAATCTTCTTATGAAACGGCTGTGGAACCAAGCGAAGAGTCAATTTCCGAATCTCATAAAGAAGAAGTGACAATTGCAAAAGATGACTCATATGAGGCTTTGCTTAGAGCGGAACATGAACCTGCTATTGAGGAAAATATACCAGAAGCTCCCTCCTATGCGGAATCTGCAGTCACTATAGAGGATGTCCAGCCAGAAAGAATAGAGGAAAGACAGAAACGAGAAACTCAAGTGCGACAAGATTCCAGCAAACAGCAGCATATTCCTTTTAATGTAATCATGCTCAAACAGGATAAACGGTCCTTGGAAAGAAAACAACAGGTAGTTGGAAAACAAGAAGAAGCGCAGCCTTACTTTAGTAAGCCTTCTATCACGATGCTCTCCATTCCGCCCCAGCATTCCGAGGATGATAGGGAATGGGTGGAGGCCCAAAGGGAGCTTCTCAATGAAACCCTCCACCACTTTAGAGTTGGGGCCAAAGTGGTAAAGGCCACACAAGGACCGTCTGTTACCCAATTTGAAGTGCAGCCAGAGCCTGGTGTAAAGGTGAACAAGATAACTAATTTGAGTGATGATATCAAGTTAAGCCTTTCTGCACGTGACATTCGGATGGAGGCACCGATACCTGGGAAAAACACGATTGGAATTGAAGTGCCCAACCGGGTGAGTAAGCCTGTTTTTATTCGGGAAATCATTCGTCATCCTTCTTTTATCCAGCATACTTCCCCATTGACGGTGGCGTTGGGGCTTGACATATCTGGTCAACCGGTCGTTTTGGATTTGCAAAAGATGCCCCATGGTTTGATCGCCGGTGCCACTGGATCAGGTAAAAGCGTGTGCGTAAACTCTATCATTATGAGTCTGTTATTTAAAAGTACACCTGATGAGGTAAAACTGTTATTGATAGACCCAAAGATGGTCGAACTTACGCCATACAATCATATTCCACATCTAGTAAGCCCAGTCATCACTGATGTTAAAGCCGCGACAGCTGCTTTGAAATGGGCAGTGGAAGAGATGGAACGTCGATATGAGTTATTTGTTCACGCAGGAGTCCGGGACATTGGAAAGTACAATGAGGTAGCCAAGAAGCATAACCAGGAAACATTGCCTTATATGGTAATCATCATTGATGAGCTGGCAGATTTGATGATGGTGGCGCCGAGTGATGTGGAGGAAGCCATTTGCAGAATCGCTCAGAAAGCGCGCGCTTGCGGCATGCACTTATTAATAGCCACCCAGCGCCCTTCCGTAGATGTCATCACGGGATTGATAAAAGCAAACATCCCGACAAGAATCGCCTTTTCCGTTTCCTCTCAGGTCGATTCCAGAACCATCATTGATATTGGTGGAGCAGAACGCCTGCTAGGCAGAGGGGATATGTTGTTATTGGAAAACGGTGCACCAAAACCAATCAGGGTCCAAGGTAACTTCGTGTCAGATGAAGAGATTGAGAGAGCGGTAGATCACGTCCGTAAGGAGCAAAAGCCAACATATCTTTTTGAACAAAGCGAGCTGTTGAAAGAAGCTACAATTCAGGATGAGGACGAGCTATTTTTCGAGGCATGCCAGTATGTAGTAGATCAGAACGGCGCATCCACCTCCAGCCTCCAGAGAAGGTTCCGCATCGGCTATAATCGTGCAGCGCGCTTGATGGAGTTGATGGAGGATCAGGGCGTCATTTCAGGACCAAAAGGCAGTAAACCGAGGGACGTACTTGTATCAGCAGAAGAACTGATCAATATGCAAGATTCTGACTATTAA
- a CDS encoding DUF1444 domain-containing protein codes for MTIQKIRRILEEKLAHPSWVFTYDRENEALRVEDKETQKGITIALQGVMSKYEQANDVQALEEYVYYVREALTSMKIPVQLNGAERHIYPVIRSTSFPKTSNDVSLVYDEHTAETRIYYAIDLGKSYKLIDENLLQRENLSKNTIKEMAMFNVRSLPTSMKEDVVAGNTFYFVRSNDGYDASRILNESFLDSFKKKVIGTMTVAVPHQDVLILADIQNEVGYDILAELTMSFFVNGKIPITALSFLYEEGQLEPIFILGKDNKKHKK; via the coding sequence ATGACGATACAGAAAATCAGACGAATTCTAGAAGAGAAGTTGGCCCATCCAAGCTGGGTATTTACATACGATAGAGAAAATGAAGCCTTGCGTGTGGAGGATAAGGAAACTCAAAAGGGAATTACCATCGCCCTGCAAGGGGTGATGTCAAAATACGAACAAGCAAATGATGTTCAAGCGTTGGAGGAATACGTGTACTATGTGAGAGAGGCCCTCACAAGTATGAAGATACCGGTTCAATTGAATGGGGCAGAGCGCCATATTTATCCTGTCATCCGTTCCACTTCGTTCCCGAAAACAAGCAATGATGTGTCTTTGGTGTATGATGAGCATACTGCAGAAACAAGGATTTACTATGCTATTGATTTAGGGAAGTCATATAAACTGATTGATGAAAATCTATTACAAAGAGAGAATCTATCTAAAAACACGATAAAAGAAATGGCCATGTTCAATGTCAGATCATTACCTACAAGTATGAAAGAAGATGTAGTGGCCGGTAACACCTTTTATTTTGTGCGTTCTAATGACGGATACGATGCTAGCAGGATCCTTAATGAATCCTTTTTAGATTCTTTCAAAAAGAAAGTGATAGGTACGATGACAGTGGCGGTTCCCCATCAGGATGTATTGATTTTGGCGGATATACAGAATGAGGTGGGATACGACATCCTTGCCGAGTTGACGATGAGCTTCTTCGTAAATGGTAAAATTCCTATCACTGCCTTATCCTTCTTATATGAAGAAGGGCAGTTGGAACCGATCTTCATTTTAGGAAAAGATAATAAGAAACATAAGAAATAA